Part of the Solanum pennellii chromosome 10, SPENNV200 genome is shown below.
GTAAGGGAATTGGAGTTGTAGGTGATGATGAAGGGGAAAATAGTGATTGAATCTTCAAAAGATAGAACTACTAACAACCTCAGAAATGTCTAAGTGATCACCTGGATTTGTGAAGAATGGCTGGGTTTCAAAGAAATCAACATTAACAAACATAAGGCATTGGTGAACTGCTGAAGATTCAAGTGAATAGCATCGACATCCCCTTTGTACCCTCTAGTAACCTAGAAATTCACATTTAAGGGCACAAGGAACTAACTTATTGTTTTTGGGGTAAGGTTGTGAACAAACCATGTGCTCTCAGAGACACCAGGTGGAAGAGAAAGAAGACATAATATTTTGGATAGTCGATGATAGTCAAGGATGGCATACGATTAATGAGATAATAGAATATGAAAATTGCATCTCTGAAAAACGCAACAAATTATGATATTGTATGAATAGGGAATGAGCGTCTTAATGAGATGCCTATTCTTCGATCTTGAACAACCATGACCTCAGATCTTCTCCATTAAATTGCAAGAACTCCATTCTTGACCATCGAGTGAAATTTTAGTGGTGAGAACTGAGAACTGTAACTATTAGGACTCCTTTCTCTCTCCCTTTGTACTCTTTCTTCTTAGTGGCCATTCCGGGAAGGACCTCACTCCTGTTCCAATGGGTTTTTATTCCTTCGAGTCTCCCCAAAGGCTGCTAATTGATTCTTCAATTCCAGTACTGTATGATCCAATTTTTCAGAGATAAAATTTTATCTGCTAAATCTCCAATTTCTGCTATCATATTCTGCATCATCTCACGCAATTCCCCTAACGGTGAAGTAGGGGTTCCACTGGTTGGTTCTCCAATAGTAGTTCCCTTCGCTATTGATGCCAAGGATTCAATAGCTTTGATATCACTGTTAACAGAATGCAGGAGCTCAACTGGGAGCTCGAGAAATCTAAGCTAAAACAGGAAACCTACAGAGGAATTCGAGTGAAATGTAATTGAGACAAATGAGGGAAGAGAAATATAGAAGTAGAGGATTGCAATTGAGACAAATATAAATGTATTCATGATCAATCAATAGAGGATTTCGCAATTGAGACAAATATAAATGTATTCATGATCAATCAATAGAGGATTTCTTCTCCAAATAGCTGTACATGGATCAGATCTAACTTGGCTGAGGCCAACTGCCACTAACAAACTTTCCCTCCCTTAGTGTATTCAAAAAATCCTTACTAACATAACCAACTGAAATGCTTGCATGTCACCTAAGGAATTCTATCCCTTATCTCCCCTATGTAAAATTGTGAATCATGTATCAGTAATCGCCGGAGAAGTGGACTGCTCAGTTGGAAAGTTGTCAGAAAGCAGTGGAACTTGAATGAGTGATGTCGAGTTAAGAAGGTAAGTTACACAGAAGAACGAATGTCACCAGAAAGTAGCTGGAATTCCTCGCATGCGCCATCACATGGGTTAATATCGCCGGAAAATCAAACTTCTTCTGGCGTGTGACAACACGTGAATAATCTGATGATAATGGGTTTTCAGGGATTGGTTTGTGAAGGGTTCCAAACACAGTGGTGGTATTGGTTGAGGCTCAATGCCTGCAGATTTTGATTAATTGTTGCAGAGTCACTGGAATGATGCACAGTGACAGGAGTTTCTTCTCTGCTAGTACTGAAGATAAAGCACCAGCTCTGATATCATTTCGAAATTAAGACAAATGAAAAGACAACTGAGAGAACCTCAGCTTAATTATTCCTTCAAGCCATTGGGGTTGAAATATCTAAAGTGTTCATATTCTAAGAAACCGAAAAGAGAATCAAAATGCATAATTTTAGGAGTAAATCAAGCTATACAGTATTTAGAAGATCCTAGGATTTTTACGAGATTCGGACACTACTGTTTTCTTCTGATTTTGTTCATAGTATATCATTTTCTTGTATGAGATATCTAAACTTGATGTTGTTGGACAATTGTGATTCCACATTTGTTTCGTTTCAGGGGGTTACTTGCATGGAATAACTGGTTTAACCTATGGTGTAGATATAGAAAGGATACGATGGATGGGAATTTTGCAGGTAACTCtgatatgattattttattttttttgcttttttgctACTATGGTATGAGATGACTAAATTAGCTAGAAGATAAGTGTCGTTTCAGTTTCAGTAGCATTGCCAGTTGAGATGAGTGTCGTCACTTTGCCTCCAATGGCTTCTTTTGCTTTATAGCTATGTTTCTTATCCTTCCTAAGTGGTTCGTAAGTCTTTCTTAGTTAGACATCTAATCACTTGTGCCCCTCATTCCTCTGCTTTAGCCTGTAAGGTATTTCTCATGTTGTTCATTTTAGTTTCACTGAAGTGCTTTGGATTGACTTCCTATTTAGCAATTTTTGTGATAGATGCTGATTCTTCAAGATTAGCATCTTAATTTGGTTTCCCTGATTGTTATAAGAAGTTTTCGTTTTTTTGTTAGAAGGATTGCTAGTCACTAGGTCAAAAGATAGGTGCAGATGAAGAACTTATGCATGTAATTTGTTCATTTCTATTACTTGTTCAGAGTAGTATAAATTTCTTTTCATTCATGCAGAGAATAGCTGTTGGATATATTGTAGCAGCTTTGTGCGAGGTATGGCTTCCATGTCAAGAAATGAAAAGATTTGCCCTTTTCAGAAATTATATTTGCCAATGGTAAGACGACTACATCCCTGATTTTCAGGtagattttttgttttgattgtgcAATTGTTAGGAGTACTACATATATCTTCTGTTTCTGCGTCATGAAGGTATAACTCGCTTGCCAGATTCTTTTCCTTATTGGATACTGTGAACTTCATttaacaattataaaaaaaagacttCTCATAAGTAGGCATTAATCCCCTTTATATTAGATAAAAATCTAGCTCGTCGCTGGTGGAAGTCAAATCCATGGCATGTTGGTAAAAGGTCTCAACCTAACTACTTGGACTAGGCCTCATTGGTTATTTACAGGTAGTTAAATAGGCAAAACAGGTGAAGTTTGTGTTTTTTATCGGGGAACTAGTGAGTCCAACTGCAATGATATTGGCAGTCTTATTATCAATCTTCTTTTATGTAGTGTTGTTTCTTGTCCTCTATGGTTATCTTTGTCTCTAGTTTTACCTAACaatattttacttcatttgtaGGTTTATCATGTTCCTATTGTCCGCTATACATTGTGGGTTGTTATATGGCCTGTATGTCCCTGACTGGCAATTCAGTGTGTCGCAGTCAACTGGAAGCACCATTTATGAGGTTAGCATCTGTTTGTTTTCTATTCCCCTTAACCTGAACTATATtctaaaaactaaaacaatgtGACTATGTGAGTGGATCCAAGTAACACATTAAGAACTCTACAGAAGCTTAAAGATGAATGTGATGAGTCATTACTGCTTTGAGTGATATCAGTACTAATTTTTCTACCTTGGATTTAGCATGTAAAACGCTTGCTCAAAGTCAAGAACTTTTCTGATCAATTCTTATCCTATAGGAACTTATTATCACTTTAATCCAATAGAACCTTAAAAATGACTGGTCCCTTGTTACCGCTGTGTATGATCAGTTCTATTCCTAATTGATCGAGTTGGAAAACTTTCTATCAATTATCTTATATttgtaatataatatgataaattttgttGCTACTTGCAGGTAAAATGTTCTGTTAGAGGAGATCTTGGACCTGCATGTAATTCTGCTGGGATGATTGATCGCTATATTCTTGGAATAGATCACCTCTACACAAAACCTGTATATAGAAATATGAAGGTAGTCTTATACTGAACTGCACTGCTGACACGCTTATGTCCAGACCTCACAGTTAGACCCTTCATGACCAATATTAATCTTTTCACAGGAATGCAATGGATCCAACAGAGACACAGTTTCTGAGAGTATGCCTTCGTGGTGTCATGCCACTTTTGATCCTGAAGGCATTGTAAGGTAACAAATCTCTCATTATTCTTCACCTCAAATTCTCCTACGAAATGTACTTATTATTTAGTCATGTCATGTTTCTAATTTCACTTATTCTCTAGTTTGTTGTTTAACAACTTCTGACGTTGGTTATCTTTTTCCAGTTCACTAACAGCTGCTGCTACATCCATCATTGGCCTCCAGTATGGTCACATACTTGTTCAATTTCAGGTGAGCCATGGGGTACAATTTGCTGAGTGATTTACCTCTATTTATATTCTGATTCTTGGGAGTGTTAGGAAAGGTTTTTATTACAGGAGAAGTCGAAGGAATGCTTCAGGTCTCAAGCAATCCAACAGTTCTCTATTATGATTTGGTCCCGATTAGACGGCTTCATCATTGTTATGTATTGAACTGCATAAGTGGTGGTTGCCCAAAAGAGTTTTCCTATATGTCTAATCTTTCCATAGAAGTATATTTGTGTCTTGGTACTGTCATTCAACTTTGCCTTAGTGCGAGATTATTACAATACTGCATATAATTGATAGATGTAATTTATACGACTGTTCAGGATCATAAAGGACGGCTATACAATTGGTCAATCCTCTCGCTTTCACTTCTTGCGGTTGGCTTGTTCCTTGATTTCGTAGGTAcgtctttttttacttttagatATCAACGCATAAGCAACTGGAGTAACTAACAAATTTTCAACTTGATTCAAGACAAAAATGCTTCTAGCCACCATGAAATGTGACATTTCTGTTCTTTTCCTTTCAGGCATGCCATTAAACAAATCATTGTACACGATAAGTTATATGCTGGTAACCTCAGCTGCTGGTGGAATCACATTCTGTTTGTTATATCTATTGGTTAGTTTTAAATTACAAACCCTCTGGCGTGTGTCTCTTTTGTTTAATATAATCATCACTTGTCGCTTTCACTCTGATTTAAGAAGTTGATAGTCCTGCAAATCTTATGAACTTTAGGTGGATATTTATGGTTGGAGGCGCTTGATGTTCGTTTTAGAGTGGATGGGAAAGCATTCTCTTAGTATCTTTATTCTCATAACATCAAATATAGCTGTGATTTTTATTCAAGGATTTTATTGGAGAGATCCTCAAAATAACATTGTAAGTATTGATCTAGTTCACCAATAATCAAAGAGAACATTTATTGCCTCATTCAATTGATATTTGTTAGAAGAATAACACCAAATTGCTTTTTGTTGAATTCTCTTGAACAGATTCGTTGGATTGTGACACGATTTGTACAGAAATGATATCCCAGGTCCATTAGCTCCTCACGGCTCACACAAGTAAGGTCGTTATCCTTATTTAGTTGGGTCCATTGAAGGAAATAACTGCTGTGCATAAAGTAAAATTGGCAATCAAGACATGTCTATTCTCTATCCAAGGCCTTGGATAAGATACAAAGGATTAGACTTACTATTCCAAAACACAATGGCGGAGTTGGGATTTTCACTACTTATATTTAACAAATAAGAAGTAAACTCATGAAGAAGTCGAAGAGCTActataaatacataaacaataatttaaaCCATGTATATATAGATAGTGTAACTCTCCACTGAATCCTTACTAGCTCTGCCCTGCCAAAACAGTTAGAGTCAACCAGCTTCAAGATATTCTTAGATGAGTAAAGAAGAGATTTTAGATTGCTTATCACTCAGTATCAGTACTATCCAACAAGCCAATTTTTATTGACAAAATTTAAATGTAGAGCTTAGATAATCACACTCACGAATTCAGTGTAAAATGTAAATTCATCCTAATATGATAGTAAAGACTTATCACTTGTGAGATTACACTAGATATGTTATTATATGATAGTAAGAATTATCAAACTTTCTAAGACGCGCTTTGTGCCTTTTGATTAATAGATTTCTTTCTCTTTACTGTCACCAAGCGCAAGATGCAGAACTTGTTTCAGTATTAAAAAATGCAGTGATCTCATCTACTTGTACTAGAGAAGCATTCATGAATGATGACAGTCATGGTTGTTGAGGTGGTTCAACCTGTGCATAAAAAGGatgatgaatgaaaataaccTATCATACTCTGCTGCTCTGTAGGGATGAAGCAGTACCACAGCAAGGAGTCTATAAATGTACACAGTGACAGATATTTTTCTCATGTAAGTATCTATGATGATAAGTACCTCAAATGTTTAAATCTATAAGTGATTGTTAAATAGCATCTGCAAACATGCAGCTACTTTAAGGCGCCATTGCTTTGTAGTTGTTTTTAGTCTTGATTCTACTTTCAGTTTTAATGCTTGCAATTTTGAATGTTAAAGTTCaaaaccccttgccagcgaaagcaatGGGTTTGTCTTCTGAGTCGAGTTCGTCGCACCAAGCTTGCCTAGTGTGGGATATCTCTCCTATGTAGTTTATGAgttattgcataggagcggggaTTTTACCCTATCGCACCCAAAGAGTAGCGgttgcgggtttcccttgtcatcaaaaaatatatgtgtACAACAATTCCATCGGAGTTATTAAAACGTTTATCTTCTTCTATTATCATGCCAAAAATTATAATTGATAGTAACAcaactttatttcttaactaAGTCCATTAAGCAAGCGTCTTATTCGATCATGATTCTGATGCGGGCCACCCCAACCCTTCATGAACGTTGTCAATGGTAGAATATTGACATTATCCAACATATAATTAGTAAATAGTTTCTTTTAgaatattgtaaatattttgtGTTGATACTCTCCTAGGAAGCTTTCATCTATTATGATGACTCAAAACTCATAACATTAAAGATTAAAAGCACAACGTGTTTATCATCTGAACAACTCAGTAAATTATAAGTGAGATTGTGATATTAAGTAATGACTAATGAATCACACGAGTGGTAAAACATGTTCTGTATTAAATAGTCAACTTCATACAACCTTGTCAGTCCAAGTCCTGAAAGGTCTGCTCTACTCTTTTGCTAGGCCATGTCTGTTATTAATACATTGGACAAAAACAGATTGGATCTCATTTAcctatctatttattttttatatatgtgcATGGAAATTGGAAAACCATTAAGATTCTCATTTTAGTCGTGCAATCTTATCCTGAAATAACTGATGTTTTCACACCCCCAACCCATGTGAAATTGCGTAcaaaatctatttatttttgaacttgCAGATTTTAGCACCCTTTAGTCAGTCTACCAACCACAGCTTACACATGaaagattttaaaaagaaattattattactttaacttatcagttatttatttatttatttttgtttctgtGTAGTAGTTATTTGCAGTAAGGATGCTTCACTTTCTTATTTCAGTGGTAGTAGGAAGTTATTTCTTTGTTAATCCATCCTTGTTGTGTTTAGTGTtatttgaatgtaatgaaaatatatgtagaaAATTATGTAGTTTTTGAATACTTTAATTTAAGAGATTGAAGTTTCTCTTTTCAGGAATCAACATTATCGgtcgaaaaaaaaaattatttccaaaatccTAATTCACTCCacaataactttaattttatcttGCAGTGTCCGATAACTAGATCCATTGTAAGGTAGATGTCTACGTaacaatcatattttttataatagcATTTCATTTTAATGGCCTAAGCTTTTTCTGATACTAATctttcatattatatcatattgtctttttttaataataatatcgCAATTAAAAATATCTGATCGAGCCATGTTatttataaaaagatttttgagAAACTTAGGACTCAGGGGCACTGTCATAGTCACCAACTATACAAGCTAgaaattgtttaaattaatttgacGCCACTCTTGTATATTTCAACAGCTAGAAATGTGAGACTTCAAAAATTTGTCACGAATAACTGATAAATCTAATTATATTCATCCTACTTGAGATTTTTATACCTTTGTCTACTAATAGTTGTCCATTATTAATTTgacatattatttgaaaaacaataaataatatggataatattactatattatcttttgactttattaaatttagtgttttaaaatatgtgctagatgaaaataatatttaatttcaatgATAAAATAGACAGAAAAGATAAAACTATCTCTTCATTTTCTAAATTAGACAAATATgatcaaatattattatttaatgaagtaaaaaacTATTATTGAAcgaataaaatatcaattatttcaaaaaaatttaaaagactaaaaaaaacAATGTGCATGATTGAGGGAGTTGATTTCGGTGAATTTCATCATGTGTTTCCTTGAATAGGAGGATACATTGTATaacttcatttatattttatatttataagtcaCGTCTCTTCCCATTACACGTAATATAGTAGTATGTTATAATGtattatacattaaaaaaaacaatatctTCAATACAAAAGGAACCAATTACATCTCATCAagatatatattcaatataccagacaaatatatatatatatatatataaaacgcTTCTTTGTTTAATACGTTGAGTTattggttatatatatatatatatataaaacgcTTCTTTGTTTAATACGTTGAGTTATTGGTTACACCGCactgaataattttttttatctttttcttggGATTTCATGCTTCATATCTTTGCATGAACCTCAATGAGTGCATTTTTGGCGGTGTGTATTATTGAgggttttaaatttatattttattttttcatgttcttttgcatcattatttttcatataacgTATAAATACAATATTACACGTAGAAACGTGGTCCATCACTATTCAAGAATCATAATGCCAGGTACTTAGATACTATTTTACATATGCATAGGACAACGTACGTCAAATTACAAGCAAACTACAACTATATaccatatataataaaataacacCAAAAAGAAGACAAGTGATTCCATTTTCTTGTAAGGGAAATGGTTGATGTCCTTTGGCTAATTATATACTATGGTAAATTGGTTCATAGGTGGAGCTTAGAGGTCCGATTACGGATCGTAGTTTTTGTCCAAActctatatttatattataaaattaacttaatgtTTATAGATATTTGGTTGTAAATTCAGTTGCTACTATAGAATTAAGTCGAGATTGTTATagaaattcataaatttcaaattctgaATCCGCTTCTCATGCGGGAGCGACACCGAAAGTTGATTTAGGGGTTACCAAAATTTCCTAAGGTAATTATgtgttgttttttattttaaaacaactaaaatgatacatactttatttattattatgtatcTCGTCGTAACTATATTTTGCTTTCGCTAATAAAATTTActttgtagatttttttttcatgtgtctattgtttatattttggtatatatCCCATGATGCAAATTTTGACCTCGTTATAAAATTGTTGTGTCTCGAGTttgaattttaatgatttttcgtGTTCATTCAATCTCTCCCAAATATTGCTAGAAATCTAACAATTTCGCTTTCTTAttattcatgtttttattttctttttttggtaatattAATGGATGTCGATGTCAACTGTTTTAACACATGTTTATTATACTGAAGGGGGAATTAGAGACAAATTTAAGGAAATCATATTTATGAGGATAACAATTTAAAGCTAACTTAGTTCAAAaaagattatcaaaataatactcCATTGGTCACAGAGTTAGAACTTCCTTATGGATCGTCCAAATTCAATAGTTTGATccaaattgtatatttattttaaagtatttattaaataaatttaaattattaatttgaatttcaaacctataaattttaaattttaatttcgctCGTGTATCACCTTTTTATAACATTATGTTAAAGAACTGATATGcaaatttatcttaaatttaaatAGCTTTGATTCTCATACGTCAAATCGGTTATTTTCCGGTTTAAACTCGCAAGGAGTAATTATATAACCATTAGCGTTATAAGGTGATTATTTAAgaataatttcaatttaaactctaaaaatttcaaataaagtaaaaattattttaaaaaattagaagaaaaaaaagtaatcagaaactttataattatagtgACGATCCAACtccatcaaaattatttaatttaaattatagtcagaaacttttttttctaattttgttaAGTTTTGAAAATGAGTAGTCCGAATCTAACTGTAGCATGTTACGTATTAGATAATTAAGAGTGTGAATAGTAGGTAGATACCacatttttttgtcaaaattggATTTACAGAAATTGGGATTTTAATATTGTGATATCTTGATGCATATTACAAAATTTTTggtatttcataaattatttgttatcagtgaaaaaatatttattgaaatagTGAATATCGTAttatcaaatatcaaaaaattgttaatattttgaGAGGCCagtctattttattttgattgaaatatatttgtgtgttatttattaataacgaatgaatatttgtatatacataAAGTTATATACTCTTTCAGTATAATAATAGTTGTTCATTATTGATACGACGCACgtcttaagaaaataataaataataagaatagTATTATCGTACTACCCtttgaataaatttaatttaatactttaaaaaatgtattatatattgaATAGTATTATAAGGATAAAATGcatttaaaataacaaattatttattattttttcaaactgAACAAATATTGCTATTGACACTATTTTTAAtacaatgaataaataaaaataataaaatcataattctttattatataaatatatttaacatattataaatattattatatagttaAAAATATGAGGTCACACTAAACAATTATTACtataatatagtaatattttttcaaattaaaattatcgAATCAAAATTTCGAATAAGATACCATATCGGCCCTCTATATTGGATAGTGTAATAAAGATAGAATCCAAACAGCATTTGATGTCGGATCGCTTTCTGTTAGAAGGCGAATTAGGTGGGTTTGCCGTCATTTCCCTCACCGCCACAAATTTGGTGTATTCAATATATCTCTGATTAAGACACAAAATTGGACcaattaaattttctttctccTCTCCAACGGTTTTAACAACCCTCTCGAAACGTTTCGTAAATATGCtcgttattttaatttatatgatatagtttgattaattttttttttaatgtaattatataaattaaataatattattaaaaaataacataaatcacctttaagtttttttattacCATTATTCcatattagttttataaatt
Proteins encoded:
- the LOC107031965 gene encoding heparan-alpha-glucosaminide N-acetyltransferase-like isoform X2; protein product: MILVDYAGSVFPSIAHSPWNGVRLADFVMPFFLFVVGVSVAIVNKIVLDRTGATMKVVIRTLKLFILGIFLQGGYLHGITGLTYGVDIERIRWMGILQRIAVGYIVAALCEVWLPCQEMKRFALFRNYICQWFIMFLLSAIHCGLLYGLYVPDWQFSVSQSTGSTIYEVKCSVRGDLGPACNSAGMIDRYILGIDHLYTKPVYRNMKECNGSNRDTVSESMPSWCHATFDPEGIVSSLTAAATSIIGLQYGHILVQFQDHKGRLYNWSILSLSLLAVGLFLDFVGMPLNKSLYTISYMLVTSAAGGITFCLLYLLVDIYGWRRLMFVLEWMGKHSLSIFILITSNIAVIFIQGFYWRDPQNNIIRWIVTRFVQK
- the LOC107031965 gene encoding heparan-alpha-glucosaminide N-acetyltransferase-like isoform X3, with protein sequence MPFFLFVVGVSVAIVNKIVLDRTGATMKVVIRTLKLFILGIFLQGGYLHGITGLTYGVDIERIRWMGILQRIAVGYIVAALCEVWLPCQEMKRFALFRNYICQWFIMFLLSAIHCGLLYGLYVPDWQFSVSQSTGSTIYEVKCSVRGDLGPACNSAGMIDRYILGIDHLYTKPVYRNMKECNGSNRDTVSESMPSWCHATFDPEGIVSSLTAAATSIIGLQYGHILVQFQDHKGRLYNWSILSLSLLAVGLFLDFVGMPLNKSLYTISYMLVTSAAGGITFCLLYLLVDIYGWRRLMFVLEWMGKHSLSIFILITSNIAVIFIQGFYWRDPQNNIIRWIVTRFVQK
- the LOC107031965 gene encoding heparan-alpha-glucosaminide N-acetyltransferase-like isoform X1; the encoded protein is MAENEPLLGSNNGGEVVLAERESEATQTKTTRIVSLDVFRGLCVFLMILVDYAGSVFPSIAHSPWNGVRLADFVMPFFLFVVGVSVAIVNKIVLDRTGATMKVVIRTLKLFILGIFLQGGYLHGITGLTYGVDIERIRWMGILQRIAVGYIVAALCEVWLPCQEMKRFALFRNYICQWFIMFLLSAIHCGLLYGLYVPDWQFSVSQSTGSTIYEVKCSVRGDLGPACNSAGMIDRYILGIDHLYTKPVYRNMKECNGSNRDTVSESMPSWCHATFDPEGIVSSLTAAATSIIGLQYGHILVQFQDHKGRLYNWSILSLSLLAVGLFLDFVGMPLNKSLYTISYMLVTSAAGGITFCLLYLLVDIYGWRRLMFVLEWMGKHSLSIFILITSNIAVIFIQGFYWRDPQNNIIRWIVTRFVQK